The Pseudomonas kermanshahensis genome includes a window with the following:
- the paaG gene encoding 2-(1,2-epoxy-1,2-dihydrophenyl)acetyl-CoA isomerase PaaG gives MTFEHILFSIEDGVALLSLNRPEQLNSFNTPMHLEVREALKQVRQSKDARVLLLTGEGRGFCAGQDLSDRNVAPGADMPDLGESIDKFYNPLVRTLRDLPLPVICAVNGVAAGAGANIPLACDLVLAARSASFIQAFCKIGLVPDSGGTWLLPRLVGMARAKALAMLGERLTAEQAQQWGLIHRVVDDAALRDEALTLARHLATQPTYGLALIKRSLNASFDNGFDQQLELERDLQRLAGRSEDYREGVSAFMNKRTPAFKGR, from the coding sequence ATGACGTTCGAACACATCCTGTTTTCCATCGAGGACGGCGTTGCCCTCCTGTCGCTGAACCGCCCGGAGCAGCTGAACAGTTTCAACACGCCCATGCACCTGGAAGTGCGCGAAGCCTTGAAGCAAGTACGCCAGAGCAAAGATGCACGGGTGTTGCTGTTGACTGGCGAAGGCCGCGGCTTCTGTGCAGGCCAGGACCTGTCTGATCGCAATGTCGCGCCAGGGGCCGACATGCCGGACCTGGGTGAGTCCATCGATAAGTTCTACAACCCACTGGTGCGCACCCTGCGCGATTTGCCGCTGCCGGTCATCTGCGCCGTCAACGGCGTGGCTGCGGGCGCCGGGGCCAATATTCCGCTGGCCTGTGACCTGGTACTGGCCGCCCGTTCGGCCAGCTTCATCCAGGCCTTCTGCAAGATCGGCCTGGTGCCGGATTCTGGCGGCACCTGGCTGCTGCCACGGCTAGTCGGCATGGCGCGGGCCAAGGCGTTGGCGATGCTGGGCGAACGCCTGACGGCCGAACAGGCCCAGCAATGGGGGTTGATCCATCGCGTGGTCGACGATGCCGCGTTGCGCGACGAGGCCCTCACCCTCGCCCGCCACCTCGCCACGCAGCCCACTTACGGCCTGGCCCTGATCAAACGCAGCCTGAATGCCAGTTTCGATAACGGGTTCGACCAGCAACTGGAACTGGAGCGCGACCTGCAGCGCCTGGCTGGCCGCAGCGAGGACTACCGCGAAGGCGTAAGCGCTTTCATGAACAAGCGCACGCCTGCGTTCAAGGGGCGTTGA
- the paaF gene encoding 2,3-dehydroadipyl-CoA hydratase PaaF, whose protein sequence is MPRYLDAQAPEHGVRLITLQRPEALNALCTALLAELASELDAAERDDQTHAVVITGSRKAFAAGADIGEMAERDLVGILNDPRVACWQRIAAFSKPLIAAVNGYALGGGCELMMCADIVIAGSDARFGQPEINLGIIPGAGGTQRLLRAVGKPLAMHMVLTGEAISAQHALQAGLISEITQPELAVERAVQVARIIAAKAPLAVRLAKEALLKAGDTDLASGLRFERHAFTLLAGTADRNEGIRAFQEKRQARFKGC, encoded by the coding sequence ATGCCTCGTTATCTCGATGCGCAAGCGCCGGAGCACGGCGTCCGGCTCATCACCCTGCAACGGCCAGAAGCGCTGAATGCTCTGTGCACAGCGTTGCTGGCCGAGCTGGCCAGCGAGCTGGATGCCGCCGAGCGTGATGATCAGACCCATGCCGTGGTGATTACCGGCAGCCGCAAGGCGTTCGCCGCCGGCGCCGACATTGGCGAGATGGCCGAGCGCGACCTGGTCGGCATACTCAATGACCCTCGCGTTGCGTGTTGGCAACGGATAGCCGCGTTTTCCAAGCCGCTGATCGCCGCCGTTAACGGCTACGCCCTGGGCGGCGGTTGCGAGCTGATGATGTGCGCCGACATCGTCATTGCGGGCAGCGACGCCCGTTTCGGCCAGCCGGAGATCAACCTCGGCATCATCCCCGGCGCTGGCGGCACCCAGCGCCTGCTGCGCGCGGTTGGCAAGCCGCTGGCCATGCACATGGTGTTGACCGGTGAAGCCATCAGCGCCCAGCACGCCTTGCAAGCCGGCCTGATCAGCGAAATCACCCAGCCGGAACTGGCCGTGGAGCGGGCCGTGCAAGTGGCCCGCATTATCGCGGCCAAGGCGCCGCTGGCAGTGCGCCTGGCCAAGGAAGCCTTGCTCAAGGCCGGCGATACCGACCTTGCCAGTGGCCTGCGCTTCGAGCGCCACGCGTTCACCCTGCTCGCCGGCACCGCCGACCGCAATGAGGGTATTCGCGCCTTCCAGGAAAAACGCCAGGCCCGGTTCAAAGGCTGCTGA
- a CDS encoding helix-turn-helix domain-containing protein yields MTTYFPVACADTLSKIGLLVKARRLALGLRQADLTAAIGVSSHTLRKIEGGSELVDLRSFMLVLWRLGISETVFASLEGIEQTSQITRFSDDDDAHQSLASRRVRLAKPKPEEF; encoded by the coding sequence ATGACGACTTATTTTCCAGTCGCTTGCGCCGATACCCTCAGTAAAATCGGCCTTTTGGTCAAGGCACGGCGCCTAGCACTCGGCCTGCGCCAAGCGGACCTTACCGCTGCCATCGGCGTCTCCTCGCATACCCTTCGCAAGATCGAAGGCGGCTCGGAGCTCGTCGACCTGCGTTCATTCATGCTGGTGTTGTGGCGCCTGGGCATCAGCGAAACCGTTTTCGCCTCGCTGGAAGGCATAGAGCAAACCTCCCAGATCACCCGGTTCAGTGATGACGATGATGCCCACCAGAGCCTGGCATCCCGCCGCGTGCGGCTGGCCAAACCCAAGCCTGAGGAGTTCTGA
- the paaX gene encoding phenylacetic acid degradation operon negative regulatory protein PaaX, whose protein sequence is MSTLAPLNNLITRFQEQTPIRASSLIITLYGDAIEPHGGTVWLGSLINLLEPIGINERLIRTSIFRLTKEGWLTAEKVGRRSYYSLTGTGRRRFEKAFKRVYSPSQPAWDGAWTLVLLSQLEAGKRKTLREELEWQGFGVMAPNVMGCPRADRADLAATLRELEASDDSIVFETHTQEVLASKAMRAQVRESWRIDELGQQYSEFIQLFRPLWQGLKEQPQLDAQDCFLARTLLIHEYRRLLLRDPQLPDELLPGDWEGRAARQLCRNLYRLVFAKAEEWLNSALETADGPLPDVNESFYKRFGGLA, encoded by the coding sequence ATGAGCACACTTGCCCCACTGAACAACCTGATCACTCGTTTTCAGGAACAGACGCCGATCCGCGCCAGCTCGCTGATCATCACCCTGTACGGCGACGCTATCGAACCGCATGGTGGCACGGTGTGGTTGGGCAGCCTGATCAACCTGCTGGAGCCGATCGGCATCAACGAACGGCTGATCCGCACCTCGATCTTCCGCTTGACCAAGGAAGGCTGGCTGACCGCCGAAAAAGTCGGCCGACGCAGCTATTACAGCCTGACGGGCACTGGCCGTCGGCGCTTCGAAAAAGCCTTCAAGCGCGTCTACAGCCCCAGCCAACCCGCATGGGATGGCGCCTGGACCCTGGTGTTGCTGTCACAACTGGAAGCCGGCAAGCGCAAAACCCTGCGTGAGGAGTTGGAATGGCAAGGCTTCGGGGTGATGGCGCCCAACGTGATGGGCTGCCCCCGTGCTGACCGCGCGGATTTGGCCGCGACGCTGCGCGAGCTGGAGGCCAGTGATGACAGCATCGTGTTTGAAACGCACACCCAGGAAGTGCTTGCTTCCAAGGCCATGCGCGCGCAAGTGCGCGAGAGTTGGCGTATCGACGAGCTGGGGCAGCAGTACAGTGAATTCATCCAGTTATTCAGGCCGCTGTGGCAGGGCCTTAAAGAGCAGCCGCAGCTCGATGCGCAGGATTGCTTCCTGGCACGCACGCTACTGATTCACGAGTACCGTCGGCTGCTGCTGCGCGACCCGCAACTGCCTGATGAGTTGCTGCCAGGTGATTGGGAGGGCAGGGCAGCACGGCAGCTGTGTCGCAACCTGTATCGGCTGGTGTTTGCCAAGGCCGAAGAGTGGTTGAACAGTGCGCTCGAAACGGCTGACGGCCCACTGCCTGACGTGAATGAAAGTTTTTACAAGCGCTTTGGTGGTCTTGCATAG
- the paaY gene encoding phenylacetic acid degradation protein PaaY, whose amino-acid sequence MPCYRLDGLTPVVHPTAYVHPSAVLIGDVIVGPRCYVGPLASLRGDFGRIVLEEGANLQDTCVMHGFPGGDTVIERNGHVGHGAVLHGCRVGEDALIGMNAVVMDGAHVAPRCIVAATAFVKAGFECAEQSLVVGSPAQVKRPLTDQELAWKQRGTAEYQHLTQRCMTALVECPPLTEAEQGRPRMGDSGIRPKGKSPA is encoded by the coding sequence ATGCCTTGCTACCGGCTAGACGGCCTGACCCCCGTGGTTCATCCAACTGCCTATGTGCACCCGAGCGCAGTGCTGATTGGCGATGTCATCGTTGGCCCGCGTTGCTACGTCGGCCCGCTGGCCTCACTCAGGGGCGACTTCGGCCGCATCGTGCTGGAGGAGGGCGCCAACCTACAGGACACCTGCGTGATGCATGGCTTTCCGGGGGGCGACACGGTCATAGAACGCAATGGGCATGTCGGCCACGGCGCGGTGCTGCACGGGTGCCGCGTGGGCGAAGATGCCCTGATAGGCATGAATGCCGTGGTAATGGATGGCGCCCATGTAGCCCCGCGCTGCATCGTTGCTGCCACGGCCTTCGTCAAGGCGGGGTTCGAATGCGCCGAACAAAGCCTGGTGGTGGGTAGCCCGGCACAGGTCAAGCGCCCGCTGACCGACCAGGAGCTGGCCTGGAAGCAGCGCGGCACAGCGGAGTATCAGCACCTGACGCAGCGCTGCATGACCGCGCTGGTCGAATGCCCACCGCTGACCGAAGCCGAGCAGGGTCGCCCGCGCATGGGTGACTCCGGCATCCGGCCCAAAGGCAAGTCGCCAGCATGA
- the paaI gene encoding hydroxyphenylacetyl-CoA thioesterase PaaI, whose translation MTEIELAQACADAMFSRDHATQGLGISLLEAGPGQARLRMPVRADMIQGHGTCHGGFLFALADSAFAFACNSYDQATVALGCSIDYLAPALRDDVLTATASEVSRKGRTGLYDVRIENQRGELVAMFHGKSYKVRGTVLAQETQDD comes from the coding sequence ATGACTGAAATCGAGCTGGCACAAGCGTGTGCCGATGCCATGTTTTCCCGCGATCACGCCACCCAAGGGCTCGGCATCAGCCTACTCGAAGCCGGCCCTGGCCAGGCGCGCCTGCGCATGCCGGTGCGCGCCGACATGATCCAGGGCCACGGCACCTGCCACGGTGGTTTCCTGTTCGCCCTGGCGGATTCAGCCTTCGCCTTCGCCTGCAACAGTTACGACCAGGCCACCGTGGCCCTGGGTTGCAGCATTGATTACCTGGCGCCGGCGCTGCGCGACGACGTGCTGACCGCCACGGCCAGTGAAGTCAGCCGTAAAGGCCGTACCGGCCTGTATGACGTTCGCATCGAGAACCAGCGCGGTGAGCTGGTGGCGATGTTCCATGGCAAATCCTACAAAGTACGCGGCACGGTGCTCGCGCAGGAGACACAAGATGACTGA
- the paaH gene encoding 3-hydroxyacyl-CoA dehydrogenase PaaH has translation MSALDRNTQVAVIGAGAMGAGIAQVAAQAGHPVKLYDNRPGAAAQAVAGIDRQLARLVEKGKLPAGEREAIVARLCPADTLDTLADARLVIEAIVEHLSVKQALLHELEALCADDCILASNTSSLSITSLAAGLKRPQQVVGMHFFNPAPLMALVEVVSGLATDPAVAACLYDTAKAWGKQPVHARSTPGFIVNRVARPFYAESLRLLQEGAADCASLDALLRDAGGFRMGAFELTDLIGHDVNYAVTCSVFEAFYGDFRFQPSLVQKELVDAGRLGRKTGQGFYSYAEGAERPQPTELQSTAQVASCVIEGHLGVMQPLVERLRDSGIAVTERAGNGVIQVGDATLALSDGRLATQRAREEGLRNLVLVDLALDYSTASRIAISWSADTTREARDQAVGLLTRAGLKVTAVADLPGLVVLRTVAMLANEAADAVLQGVGSAADIDLAMRAGVNYPCGPLAWASRIGISQTLRVLDNLQRSYGESRYRPSLLLRRCEAQGGNLHD, from the coding sequence ATGAGCGCACTCGACCGCAACACCCAAGTGGCCGTGATCGGTGCAGGCGCCATGGGCGCAGGTATCGCCCAAGTGGCCGCGCAAGCCGGCCACCCGGTCAAACTCTACGACAACCGCCCCGGCGCCGCCGCCCAGGCAGTGGCGGGCATTGATCGTCAGCTCGCCCGCTTGGTAGAAAAAGGCAAGTTGCCTGCGGGCGAGCGGGAAGCGATCGTCGCCCGCCTGTGCCCAGCCGACACCCTCGACACCCTGGCCGATGCCCGCCTGGTGATCGAAGCCATCGTTGAACACCTGTCAGTTAAGCAAGCCTTGTTGCACGAGCTTGAAGCGCTGTGCGCAGACGACTGCATCCTGGCCAGCAACACCTCGTCACTCTCGATCACCAGCCTGGCCGCTGGCTTGAAGCGCCCACAGCAAGTGGTGGGCATGCATTTCTTCAACCCGGCACCGTTGATGGCCCTGGTCGAGGTCGTTTCGGGGTTGGCTACCGACCCTGCCGTGGCCGCCTGCCTTTACGACACCGCCAAAGCCTGGGGCAAACAGCCGGTGCATGCCCGCTCAACGCCGGGCTTTATTGTCAACCGTGTAGCCCGGCCGTTCTACGCCGAGAGCCTGCGCCTGTTGCAGGAAGGTGCAGCCGATTGCGCCAGCCTGGATGCGCTATTGCGTGACGCCGGCGGCTTTCGCATGGGGGCCTTCGAGCTCACCGACCTGATCGGCCATGACGTCAACTATGCCGTCACCTGTTCGGTGTTCGAGGCGTTTTATGGCGATTTCCGCTTCCAGCCTTCGCTCGTGCAAAAGGAGTTGGTGGATGCCGGGCGCCTTGGCCGCAAAACCGGCCAAGGTTTCTATAGCTACGCCGAAGGCGCCGAGCGCCCGCAACCTACAGAGCTGCAAAGCACGGCGCAGGTTGCGTCCTGCGTTATCGAGGGGCACCTGGGCGTCATGCAGCCCTTGGTCGAGCGTTTGCGCGACAGCGGCATCGCCGTGACCGAGCGCGCCGGCAATGGCGTGATCCAGGTCGGCGATGCCACGTTGGCGCTTTCCGACGGCCGCCTGGCCACGCAGCGTGCCCGCGAAGAAGGCCTGCGCAACCTGGTACTGGTCGATCTGGCCCTGGACTACAGCACGGCTTCCCGCATTGCGATCAGTTGGTCTGCCGACACCACCCGTGAGGCCCGCGACCAGGCCGTGGGCTTGTTAACACGCGCCGGCTTGAAAGTGACCGCAGTCGCCGACCTGCCTGGCCTGGTCGTGCTGCGTACGGTGGCGATGCTGGCCAACGAAGCCGCCGATGCCGTGTTGCAAGGCGTTGGCTCGGCGGCCGATATCGACCTGGCCATGCGCGCCGGCGTGAACTACCCCTGCGGCCCCCTGGCCTGGGCCTCGCGCATCGGCATAAGCCAGACCTTGCGTGTACTCGACAACCTGCAGCGCAGCTACGGCGAAAGCCGCTATCGCCCTTCCCTGCTATTGCGCCGCTGCGAAGCCCAAGGAGGCAATCTGCATGACTGA